In Brachyhypopomus gauderio isolate BG-103 chromosome 18, BGAUD_0.2, whole genome shotgun sequence, the sequence gtactgacacataattaacgctagatggcgttttgcacaaaaggaagaatgagccgcccaaacaaaatattcgtaatggtgacatttgcacgtaacgtcaatatgttaacaaattaatgtgactaaaccttttagaatcagtgccttgtgaccttgttctcagtagctttcccattgtcagttttgtttagtttcatattgcatttcctggtttgtgcgaaaacgtaaatgcaaaatatagtttcagttttgtttcttggttagtgtaatagtttgcttggttagtgtaatagtttgcttatttgtctgtgtgttattctgttggcatatatgtcactatattatcatgttcgttcgccacaccactaacccactggcccgcacccccactgtgaagcgttcacgtcttttgtcttgctaatgaaacagactgcgctgcagccttccacccccacatccacaaaaagcttgttcgatactcagagtagcaaagtgaagcccgtagaccgagctaaagcaagtttgtttgtatactcaatgttacgccatttcaagttttaatgtctaaaagttgtgtatgttagtgaattgtaggctatggtgaacataacaaatctacaaataaatgtctataatgttttgtgttagacaaagaacaaaaagcataaataggcaaaataattacaaaaatatcattataaaaggtaggctatgtacctttgcgtaacaaaacgcaaaattattaaaatgatacggatggcttcacgaatatagttgcctctgtcctctctaatgttcacttttttatcttgccgtattgtgttgccgtttcaaatgaggtgtttgatcggtgaatagccgatgtgtgatcccacgtcctaacgaccgtgttatcaccgagcgttatcaccattcggtgatttacatgtatcgtatattgcataagtttcgttccccacctcaaattaagttccatttatgtagtgaattgtgaacttgagaataaacctccgccgctgtggttaatgttcatgcactgtttgaacaatatttattaattacagccaggttttggaggttgtagaacacagctacaggccaacaacgggtgcatcccgtctctctttagcgtatattgcataagtttcgttcaccacctcaaattaagttccatttatgtagtgaattgtgaacttgagaataaacctctaccgctgtggttaatgttcatgcactgtttgaacaatatttattaattacagccaggttttggaggttgtagaacacagctacaggccaacaacgggtgcattccgtctctctttagcgtatattgcataagtttcgttccccacctcaaattaagttacatttatgtagtgaattgtgaacttgagaataaacctccaccgctgtggttaatgttcatgcactgtttgaacaatatttattaattacagccaggttttggaggttgtagaacacagctacaggccaacaacgggtgcatcccgtctctctttagcgtatattgcataagtttcgttcaccacctcaaattaagttccctttgttttgatttgtgtgtcagcttcacacaactcaacattcaaaacacagcttaggtgcagtctttgcacatttgccacagaccagtcgcttacatgtctggcagatgtcatacgttttgttccctgaacatctgccgacttggcattgttttctttttgagggcgggcaaggagcttcaggtaaaattcgcttttgtgccactgccctagccgctttcgccattttctgctgtgcacacagctcctttaccaactcgagaataaaccttcgtctgctcaggttaacgttcatgcactgtttgaacaatatatgtgcatttattgcagccaggtctaggaggttgtagaaaaccgcgacaggccaacgacgggtgcctcccttcaccgaatacagtcgtgccatttgatccataacatcaacgccacatttagtcgtgttgtaatatgaaacagtttcaggcagtttctttgcgccattatcaattgaaactgtctgatgcattgagctcaggatgcatacattttttttaggttttgcctggtaaatcgttatttttccagcccgcaacaccttggtggaaaatctttcagactgtgcctgtgtacatgggggcatctcacgtctcattttattcatcgtaccaacaatagtggttttgttcgccaaaagggtgtttgcaagtgccaatgaagtgaagaaattgtcagtcgttacatttcttcctttacccgtgaaaggctccatcaaacgcaacacaatattttcagacaaccgttgaccagccggcctgctttcatcttttcctagatagggaatggcgttcaacatatattttgtttcaacatcagcggccacccagaacttaatcccaaatttatcgggtttattggccatgtactgagtgaaacgacagcgagctttagttgggaacagttgctcatcaacagttatgttaaactgtgttgctgttcaaacgcccaaaccgaggagtcacgcaaactatgttgctgttcaaacgccaaaaccgagctttcaagcaaactgtgttgctgttcgatcgcccaagcagagttttcactcaaactgtgtagccgcgtcccgacgaatttatagctcacgttgcctcatgaatgctattgtgaataaagtgttcataacagcaccgcccatgccatcatctcagtttcgctcgcaaaggtatgcatttacatacgtaacttgcattctgcttaattcttttgtaatgccagtgtgtcaaaagcagccatacataatgtatgtatctaacagctagccctggcgaagagggattatacccgagagatcatttatttgagatattgacttgataagtaggctaattaccattcgcagaattcctgcaaactactaaagcatttattaggcaaagcaagacgctctcacggtttgaaaaccattgatgtaaacttatatatagtatatattaaataatattaataaataaagtatatattttaagactttggaaagtgaaacactttcactttcgttcaacggacgaattccgttttgtctttacacaataatcagtttgaactttgaataatttagttttgaaaactattgatctttatttagttatactaaatattaaatgacatacgaatctttgcgacacccgctggcagaaaagagaatcacagtcttgaagtgtaggcgacgacgacaatattacagagatacgagcgaaatcgattgaaactagcatgtgcagggtttcttttaacaatgtaaaaatactagtttattaaaaggacaattctgggaaaagtcatgaaaggagggttctgaaattggatccagtgcaaagatattattattttttgtgctgctgcggtcaagtgaccggtgctcggcgcttctaggtataattaggtcgaccagaggcggcgcttctagtagacgtcacagcggtcaaatgaccggagctttggcgcttctagtgttaaggaACACGTGTAGCTAGCGTCACGTTTATTAGACATAATGGACAGTTTCTTGATATTTCTTAACACTGgagctcctgagatttcaaggttctgaggacatcacccctccttctcctgcccaattagcaggaccatacatatgttaatttcagagcaagacaggagcagaaagacaggcaggagctctgtggtgcaccaggtctagtctgtgtgcagtctgtgtgcaccaggtctagtttgtagtctaaaataaataaataaagtttagccctgtttcggcgttatgtgtgaagcgctacatattgacataagtattatttagagcggtgaaccattatcattagcgtggtattggcgttatgtatgaagcaagcatcccagattttcttgtgtatgcacttcaatagcgccacacatttacatggctgaaccaaccattatcacgggtccatattgttcccgtgaaacacattatcattagcgtggtattggtgttatgtatgaagcaagcgtcccagattttcttgtgtatgcacttcaatagcgccacacatttacatggctgaaccaaccattatcacgggtccatattgttcccgtgaaacacattatcattagcatggtattggcgttatgtatgaagcaagcgtcccagattttcttgtgtatgcacttcaatagcagcaacaaagtaataaaggtatagtaaagtaatatttatttttacatttacttatttttactcatacagcatagtaacataatatttttttgcagtgtttatgcttgtgtttgactgatatttcgtttgtgtaaataagatatttcgttcgtgtaaataacttagcgtcatttatttatttttactcatacagcatagtaatataatattttttgcagtgtttatgcttgtgtttgactaatatttcgttcgtgtaaataagatatttcgtttgtgtaaataacttggcgtcatttatttatttttactcatacagcatagtaatataatattttttgcagtgtttatgcttgtgtttgactgatattcacggattgccatgaaccattatcacgggtccaatcaccttttattgttcccgtgtatgcaggggattagcccggtttcggtttcggcgttatgtgtgaagcgccacctattataataaagtataattagtatgcgctgttgtgggtgtgttcttcagagtcatgataaaagctgaaacccaaaggcaggcgacttacattttccctactatcctgtgtggagacgacgcaaaacaccatggcaagacagaggacgttcaccggtcaagaagttgcggctttgctgaccaacgaggactgctgtgagtccgatgcgggagaaggaccctcctgttttttgaccagcgattcatccgatgaagaaagaagcagtacatcggatgaggtacaacagagccctccaaggaagagacggacacaggctgacaccacacctgcaccaaccgtacgggcaaaagatggaactgtttgggagaaggttggcatcgcacgctctcgtgtcagcagctgttcgcctaattcaacatttgttgagccgtccgggcctacagagcatgcaaaggtatagtaacttcatatttctttccagtgtttctgcttgtgtttgaatgatatttagtacgtgtaatttacctagcgtcatttgtttacttttactaatacagcgtaggatcacaagcagactgcagagttttctgtgtttgctcgacatggagatgctgcgaatcatcacagactgcactgtccatgaagcccgcagaacagacagcagctggagtttgtcggtcagcgagtttatggcattcgtagcaatcctatttctacgagcagtcctctgtccagttggagcgatgtcggactgttggtcggcaatgttcgctgtgccttcgatccaggagacaatggcacgggaccgctaccaagaaatcatgcggtacttgcgctttgataataaggacacccgtgcggagcgtgcaaagagcgacagatttgctgcgatttcggacatctggcagcgatttgtgaacaactgcattttgtgctataccccaggtaaggaactgacagtcgacgagcagctgtttccgaccaaggttcgctgtccattcacccagtacattgcctcaaagccggacaagtttggaataaagttttgggttgcttctgagttgaacacaaagtacatgtgcaacgccattccataccttggaaaggaccccgatcgtcccaagggggaaagagtgtccgagaatgtggtgatgaagcttatgaagccatacctgggcaagggcagaactgtagccacagacaattttttcacatctctttccctggctaagaagctgctggaatgcaacacgactctgcttgggacaatgaacaagattcgccgagaagttcctttggaagccaaaaacgccaagggacgtgagaagttgtcaacggaggtgtacaTATCTGATGATGCgcttctgacggtgtatgcctccaagcccaacaaaacagtttgcgttctgagcactatgcacacgcacgtggagattgcagacgaccgcaaaaagaagccaaacactgtgacggactacaaccggacgaaggtatgcatgtgttggcattgataaatcaatttatcatacatgaatgaatttattcaaaatataacatgtacttctttgtatttgttctttgcagtgcgccgttgacatcatggaccagaaggcgcgtgcatacacagtgcgcgcaggaacacgccggtggcccgttgcagtgttttataacatacttgacctggcagcgatgaacgcgcatgttttgtacacggcatgtacggggtccacagagagtaggagagtttttatgtgtactcttgctgaggaactccgtcttcgtttcctacaggaaaaggagttgaagagaacgccacgtccttcgcctgctcctggaaagaagactacgtgtcaggtgcagacaaactgcaaccggaaccacagcataaccctgtgcgctgcatgcggcaagtacacctgtcgcaagtgtagggcagagtgtccctggctgtgtggcaactgtgtacctaaaactacatgaaggtacgtcgttaagtatatttatatatatatgaatgaattaatgtttcaatttatatagcgccttatctaaatacccaaggcgctttacaattgttaacacagctacgttacagacaaccaatcacacacacatatatatacacacacactattatttgaacataaccaaaaatctcttctctttctgttccacagtcgcacatcatgaaacccggtgtcacggtctgccccgcatctcctgccatttcatgtctgtttccgtgttagtcctctgtttatttctcgtcgtggttgctggttatttttctcatggttgctggaattggattcccgttctgttatgacccatgcctgtgatattttcacagaatcaatttatacatgaatgaattcgttctaaatataacatgtacttctgtgcgtgcatacacagtgcgcacaggaacacgccggtggcccgttgaccttggcagcgatgaacgatgaacctgctgcaaatgtaagaaagagggtccctggctggtacacatgaataaattcgttcaaaatataacatgtactttgttctttgcagtgcgccgttgacagacatcatgaaggtgcgtgcatacacagtgcgcgcaggaacacgccggtggcccgttgcatgcggcgagtacaccctggctgtgtagcaactgttggctacaactacatgaaggtacgttgataagtaggcctacatacgtaacaccacatatgttacgtatttttgtcttctgaaagattttattcaaaatgtaaggtgtaccttgaattgttctccacagcatcaacgcgtgtgttgcatgcggcaagtgcatctggcaagtacaccctcaacttcaagacaccctcaactttcttgacattccacttcaagaaacccggaatagacatccatgtttgatcaaaataaagttgttttacagcacatgaatttgttcttcctgtcttttcctctccttttccagtctgttgtttagatcacaacatttatcagccatatatataattgcgccatataatttcttagcttttcaaacgcgaattcaaacgcggaaacagaaagtgtaacaaatattatatagtgtagtaaatatacaaagagcttcaaacaatatacaaagaggttcaaacaattttatttatttttattgtttgacgggactcatttgagaaactgtcgtctctacgtgcgcttgaattgtatcttttgaaacacgag encodes:
- the LOC143481338 gene encoding uncharacterized protein LOC143481338, which codes for MCNAIPYLGKDPDRPKGERVSENVVMKLMKPYLGKGRTVATDNFFTSLSLAKKLLECNTTLLGTMNKIRREVPLEAKNAKGREKLSTEVYISDDALLTVYASKPNKTVCVLSTMHTHVEIADDRKKKPNTVTDYNRTKCAVDIMDQKARAYTVRAGTRRWPVAVFYNILDLAAMNAHVLYTACTGSTESRRVFMCTLAEELRLRFLQEKELKRTPRPSPAPGKKTTCQVQTNCNRNHSITLCAACGKYTCRKCRAECPWLCGNCVPKTT